In the genome of Limnobaculum zhutongyuii, one region contains:
- a CDS encoding sulfite exporter TauE/SafE family protein → MEWLPLGVEIYLILFFVAMLAGFIDSIAGGGGLISLPALMSVGIPPAQALATNKLQSIGGSFSASLYFIRQKAVDLKDQRWTILLTFIGAMFGAILIQHIDADILRSILPLLVIAIGLYFIFSPKVGEADRQKRLTTWPFAFVAGFCVGFYDGFFGPGAGSFFALAYVTLHGFNLTKSTAHAKVLNFTSNLASLLFFILGGKVVWSVGLVMLCGQVIGARSGARMVLSKGQKLIRPMLITVSFVMSCKLIYDNHSAEIHQWIAGFF, encoded by the coding sequence ATGGAGTGGCTTCCGCTCGGCGTTGAGATTTATCTGATTTTATTTTTTGTTGCAATGCTGGCCGGATTTATTGACTCCATTGCGGGTGGTGGTGGGCTGATTAGCCTGCCAGCACTCATGTCAGTCGGTATTCCGCCTGCTCAGGCGCTGGCTACTAATAAACTACAGTCTATCGGCGGATCGTTTTCCGCCAGTCTCTATTTTATCCGCCAGAAAGCGGTAGATTTAAAAGACCAGCGATGGACCATTCTGCTGACATTTATTGGCGCCATGTTTGGCGCCATTCTTATTCAGCATATTGACGCAGATATTTTACGTTCTATTCTGCCGCTGTTAGTTATTGCCATTGGGCTCTATTTTATTTTCAGCCCTAAAGTAGGAGAGGCGGATCGTCAGAAACGTTTAACCACCTGGCCTTTTGCTTTCGTTGCCGGATTCTGCGTGGGTTTTTATGATGGCTTTTTTGGACCCGGTGCCGGTTCTTTCTTTGCCTTAGCTTATGTTACACTGCACGGCTTCAATCTGACTAAATCCACGGCTCATGCCAAAGTGTTGAACTTCACTTCGAATCTGGCTTCCCTGCTGTTTTTTATTCTGGGGGGAAAGGTGGTGTGGAGCGTTGGCTTAGTGATGTTGTGCGGTCAGGTTATTGGTGCTCGCAGTGGTGCCCGTATGGTACTGAGCAAAGGGCAAAAATTGATACGGCCAATGTTGATTACCGTATCGTTCGTGATGAGCTGTAAACTAATTTATGATAACCACAGTGCTGAAATTCATCAGTGGATCGC
- the aroC gene encoding chorismate synthase has protein sequence MAGNSIGELFRVTTFGESHGVALGCIVDGVPPGIPLTEADLQHDLDRRRPGTSRYTTQRREPDSVRILSGVFEGVTTGTSIGLLIENTDQRSQDYGEIKDLFRPGHADYTYQQKYGLRDYRGGGRSSARETAMRVAAGAIAKKYLQQQFGIQIRGYLSQMGDISCELKDWDQVEQNPFFCPDVDRLEALDELMRELRKAGDSIGAKVTVVADAVPVGLGEPVFDRLDADLAHALMSINAVKGVEIGDGFAVVNKRGSENRDEITPEGFLSNHAGGILGGISSGQQIVANIALKPTSSITIPGRTINKQGEAVEMITRGRHDPCVGIRAVPIAEAMMAIVLMDHLMRNRAQCNDVKSDVPRW, from the coding sequence ATGGCAGGGAACAGTATTGGAGAATTATTTCGTGTGACGACCTTTGGTGAGTCGCACGGTGTTGCATTGGGATGTATTGTTGACGGTGTACCTCCGGGTATTCCTTTGACCGAGGCAGACCTGCAGCACGATCTGGATCGTCGTCGTCCGGGGACTTCCCGCTATACTACTCAGCGTCGTGAGCCTGACAGCGTGCGTATCTTATCCGGCGTATTTGAAGGGGTCACTACCGGCACCAGTATTGGTCTGTTGATAGAGAACACCGATCAGCGCTCACAGGATTATGGCGAAATTAAAGATCTGTTTCGTCCCGGGCATGCTGATTACACCTACCAGCAAAAATATGGCCTGCGTGATTATCGCGGTGGCGGCCGTTCTTCTGCCCGTGAAACGGCGATGCGCGTAGCAGCTGGCGCGATTGCCAAAAAGTATTTGCAGCAGCAGTTTGGTATTCAGATTCGTGGTTATCTGTCACAAATGGGTGATATTAGCTGCGAGCTAAAAGACTGGGATCAGGTAGAGCAGAATCCTTTTTTCTGCCCGGATGTCGATCGTCTGGAAGCGCTGGATGAACTAATGCGCGAATTAAGAAAGGCGGGTGACTCCATCGGTGCCAAAGTAACGGTCGTGGCGGATGCGGTGCCTGTTGGATTAGGTGAGCCGGTTTTTGACCGTTTAGATGCCGATCTGGCCCATGCTTTGATGAGCATTAATGCGGTCAAAGGGGTTGAGATTGGTGATGGATTTGCCGTAGTCAATAAACGCGGCAGTGAAAATCGTGATGAGATTACACCAGAAGGGTTCCTGAGTAACCACGCTGGCGGCATTCTCGGTGGTATCAGCAGTGGACAGCAAATTGTTGCCAATATTGCGCTGAAACCAACGTCCAGCATTACCATTCCTGGACGGACGATCAATAAGCAGGGCGAAGCAGTAGAAATGATTACCCGCGGTCGTCATGACCCTTGTGTAGGTATTCGTGCGGTGCCGATCGCAGAAGCGATGATGGCAATTGTTTTAATGGATCACTTGATGCGCAACCGCGCACAGTGCAATGACGTGAAATCAGACGTTCCACGTTGGTAA
- the mepA gene encoding penicillin-insensitive murein endopeptidase — MRKWFLVAAALVFSASVTAATPWQKVKEPVAGEPQSIGGFSNGCIIGAQPLELQGEGYQVMRSQQLRYFGHPDLLSFIDRLTTETQANGLGNVLVGDMGMPAGGRFATGHASHQSGLDVDIWLQLPTSRWSATQLKNPRAIDLVSGDGKRVVESLWQPQVGELIKLAASDRDVTRIFVHPAIKQKLCQTAGTDRTWLRKVRPWFGHRAHMHVRLRCPADSHDCEEQAAIPAGDGCGAELTSWLEAPAKLPNAKPKDPVIPEPPAACKALIVNNFKAE; from the coding sequence ATGAGAAAATGGTTTTTAGTCGCGGCAGCCTTAGTGTTTAGCGCCTCGGTAACGGCAGCAACCCCATGGCAGAAAGTGAAGGAACCGGTTGCCGGTGAACCTCAGTCTATTGGCGGTTTTTCTAACGGTTGTATTATTGGTGCACAGCCTCTGGAATTGCAGGGAGAAGGGTATCAGGTAATGCGTAGCCAGCAGCTACGTTATTTTGGTCATCCTGATTTGCTGTCATTTATTGACCGTTTAACCACGGAAACTCAGGCAAATGGTTTAGGTAATGTGTTGGTGGGCGATATGGGAATGCCTGCCGGTGGTCGCTTTGCGACCGGGCATGCCAGCCATCAGAGCGGTTTAGACGTTGATATTTGGTTACAATTACCGACTTCTCGCTGGAGTGCAACTCAGTTAAAAAATCCGAGAGCGATTGATTTAGTCTCCGGAGACGGCAAGCGAGTCGTTGAAAGCCTGTGGCAACCACAAGTTGGTGAGTTAATTAAACTGGCCGCCAGCGATCGTGATGTGACACGTATTTTTGTTCATCCGGCCATCAAGCAAAAGCTGTGTCAAACCGCCGGAACCGATCGTACCTGGTTACGTAAAGTTCGCCCATGGTTTGGTCATCGCGCCCATATGCATGTGCGTTTACGCTGTCCGGCAGATAGCCATGACTGCGAAGAGCAGGCGGCAATTCCTGCTGGTGATGGTTGTGGAGCCGAACTGACCAGTTGGTTAGAAGCACCGGCTAAATTACCAAATGCTAAACCTAAAGATCCGGTTATTCCTGAACCACCGGCGGCATGTAAGGCACTGATAGTGAATAATTTTAAGGCAGAATAA